Proteins from a genomic interval of Chanos chanos chromosome 3, fChaCha1.1, whole genome shotgun sequence:
- the LOC115806722 gene encoding probable polyketide synthase 16, whose product MDKERDDIAVVGIGCNFPGGEGLRNFWKVLFERRNCAIDIPEERFDRTYWYDPDDSKPGKTRTTKAALIDGFNEFDHKFFGITDAEANDMDPQQKLLLQCTYRALEDAGIPMEKISGTRTGVYIGLMNRDYEILLSNYPNSINHYYGTGTAMSIAANRISFTFNLTGPSVAMDSACSSSLVALHLACQALRQGDCEMALCGGVSCIFDPKIFVTLSKAKMISPEGTSKPFSNRADGYGRGEGCGIVLLKPLKKVSNSDNVWGIINKTAVNQDGRTVTPITKPSTVQQEELLRRIYSTDIDLSHIQYIEAHGTGTPVGDPIEAGSISRILAKARPPGSGPLYIGSVKSNIGHTESAAGVAGLIKVLLMMKHETIAPTVFYSEDSSSIDAKALNLKIPTKALKWENKGEIGRVAGINNFGFGGTNAHAIVRQSKYTNKQIPRLDIKKSKQIFVLSAASEKSLAMMIQDTAEHIHSGSIADLQTLAYTSACRRSHFKHRHKKAFPASSLTDLKEKLISAQDKKIGASKPDPKLVFVFCGNGVTYRGMCRQLLKEEPLFRDKVKEIEALFQSYKSTNLLEKLESDTDESGDFSKPEVVQPLLFTIQVAITSLLNHWGVRPDAILGHSVGEVAAAHCSGLLSLEDAVKVIYYRSLLQSKVTGGKMLVVSNMAVSEILKLLPSYSGKVCLAAYNSPQSCTLSGDADAISSLHKNLSNSVNSQKLFLHVLDVPAAYHSHMMDPILLNVEESIGSLQEHNLVTELFSTVTGKRFCPPDFVDGKYWAKNIREPVAFEQAVKSAVEDKKNVIFVEIGPRRALHRNIIETLGNGTTVLCSVQPDKDHEAMLTLVSKLFEFGVSVDWDKFYIGFEAPPADLPRYHFDTVKKPISVQYAPQHSESNHPVLTQTGKGGNEFTCDLSSESISYISDHKNNGVAIIPGSLYAELGLAAFMASAKPKVPLSTLKLNVSFQSPFLFTQNSTEMKVKLESAGNETTFKIYSKTATFAAGSIEYQKGRLVEVSHISLECVYERCKSMVSSDELYKSLDLGGFQYGSVFRNKSDVRYGEEFREAISLITVPEELLPQLHEFYIHPVVLDYLMQMTLITVNGSEVKPSFPSGIGSMTVVDHLQDEMVIYLKAIEVTPEYFEVCGCFTDKEGRVLVELKNIMVKYLGGHSNVVEENFYHNEFSVVSENIRSSNDCRALVFADQLGVSKALQRHLSPASRYISPKHSKTLLQHGFAGLLTALKISDVKKNFQEIIFLWGTEQLTSHETEAVLENVANCCENFRLIVAALKAMKFAKSIRVVTCQSAENTVNSISPGFSLCGMTRACAAEISNLSFQLIDISSVSTENIKALAQVISSYPCSKYPEVVVKDGQILKPRIICTPTMTMDNAKSNVHSKNCENYILQTADPHRMTSLSALPSCNLADQAQEKSVEIRLDTICVHSSDYFPVSVTDFKFGQTMYWSKHTTQNHKLLALDFSGTVTAVGRDVSKLKVGDQIVSCYPVAASGSITIPETVCFKTKRLPWLRDNPCASYCALAWEILQKALPKAKQQRKLGIVSPVSDSGLLKVLIVTASKSGWDTVIGREFSGLLQNENNFDALVLLPPFDKSVFTEACKISGVKDVITVCKNKPSFLTENIFSHCNDNVRTHTIQMSSILDKGTLRAHMPYIYKWLKGMHLNRRVLDIPFTVCQKGTSESIDLLAVQESESYFSSRTMYLVVMSNGDEKKTLSEIPFMRNQKQMFKKNSMYIVTGGLSGLGFETVKFIAQRGGGYIIILSRSHPSPAMQEEINSLTNQFEAVIVSLQCDVSVPAQVEKVVADIGQRFPACPTRGVFHSAVVLHDALIENLNKALFEKVLRPKVNGALNLHRATRRCKLDYFVCYSSITAFIGNASQTNYAAANSFLDMFCHYRRHLGLAGQSINWGALNLGLLLDKDHFQKFLESKGMMVMGVNEIHQSLEKCLLLNKPQQVVCKFSFKNLRNHVLSQNNSLAMRLSELVEEGLGKNKLSDVELGKHLGTPSSVAPPAEYIKSLLSETLDIRKDELTDDVPLSGLGIDSMLAMTLQNRIFQERDVNIPIVKLLDPNSTMLTLVSILTEVTQKNLYQVNDTSFDQRNDIVSGITTKL is encoded by the exons TCTTTCACCTTCAACCTCACTGGACCCTCAGTTGCTATGGACAGTGCCTGCTCCTCCTCATTAGTGGCTCTCCACCTTGCTTGTCAGGCACTTAGACAAG GGGATTGTGAAATGGCTCTGTGTGGAGGAGTCAGCTGCATTTTTGACCCCAAAATCTTTGTTACTCTCAGCAAAGCAAAGATGATCTCACCTGAAGGCACCAGTAAACCATTCTCTAACAGAGCTGATGGTTATGGTAGAGGAGAAGGTTGTGGAATTGTTCTTCTGAAACCTCTGAAAAAG GTTTCAAATTCTGACAATGTTTGGGGAATTATCAACAAAACCGCTGTAAACCAAGATGGCCGTACAGTCactccaatcactaaaccatcCACGGTACAGCAAGAGGAGCTACTCAGGAGAATCTACTCTACTGACATTGACCTGTCTCATATCCAGTACATAGAGGCTCATGGAACTGGCACACCAGTAGGAGATCCCATAGAGGCAGGTAGCATCTCTAGAATCCTTGCCAAAGCCAGACCTCCAGGATCAGGACCTCTCTACATTGGTTCTGTTAAGAGTAATATTGGACACACAGAATCTGCAGCAGGTGTTGCAGGGCTGATTAAGGTTCTATTGATGATGAAACATGAAACTATTGCGCCTACAGTCTTCTACTCAGAGGACAGTTCCAGTATAGATGCGAAAGCTCTTAACTTGAAAATACCTACCAAAGCATTGAAATGGGAGAATAAAGGTGAGATTGGAAGAGTTGCAGGCATCAACAACTTTGGGTTTGGAggcacaaatgcacatgcaatTGTAAGGCAGAGTAAATACACGAACAAACAGATTCCAAGACTTGACATAAAGAAATCAAAGCAAATCTTTGTGCTTTCTGCAGCCTCAGAAAAGTCCCTTGCGATGATGATTCAGGACACAGCAGAGCATATACATTCAGGCAGCATAGCAGATCTACAAACCCTGGCATATACATCAGCATGTAGGAGAAGCcacttcaaacacagacacaagaaaGCGTTCCCAGCTTCATCTCTGACAGATTTAAAAGAGAAGCTCATTTCTgcccaagacaaaaaaatagGTGCATCTAAGCCAGACCCCAAgttagtttttgtgttttgtggaaaTGGCGTTACCTACAGAGGCATGTGCAGACAGCTTCTGAAGGAGGAGCCTCTTTTCAGAGATAAAGTGAAAGAGATTGAGGCTCTTTTTCAGAGCTACAAAAGTACAAACCTTCTTGAAAAACTAGAAAGTGATACTGATGAGAGCGGTGACTTTTCAAAACCAGAGGTTGTGCAACCCCTCCTCTTCACCATTCAGGTTGCCATTACCAGCCTTCTGAATCACTGGGGTGTCAGGCCAGATGCCATACTCGGGCATTCTGTGGGTGAGGTTGCAGCTGCTCATTGTTCTGGTCTGTTGTCTCTTGAGGATGCAGTAAAAGTGATCTATTACAGGAGTCTTCTACAGAGCAAGGTCACAGGGGGAAAGATGTTAGTTGTTAGTAacatggctgtgtctgagatctTGAAACTCCTCCCCTCTTACTCAGGAAAGGTCTGCCTAGCTGCCTACAACAGTCCTCAGTCCTGTACCCTTTCAGGAGATGCAGATGCTATTTCTAGTCTGCACAAAAATCTGAGCAACTCGGTCAACAGCCAAAAGCTGTTCCTCCATGTCTTGGATGTTCCTGCAGCCTATCACAGCCATATGATGGATCCCATCCTGCTGAATGTAGAGGAGAGCATAGGCAGCCTACAAGAGCACAATCTGGTCACCGAATTGTTTTCAACCGTCACAGGAAAGAGGTTCTGCCCTCCAGATTTTGTTGATGGCAAATATTGGGCAAAAAATATCAGGGAGCCAGTAGCATTTGAACAGGCAGTGAAATCAGCAGTTGAGGACAAGAAGAATGTGATTTTTGTTGAGATAGGCCCAAGGAGAGCTTTGCACAGGAACATCATAGAAACACTGGGAAATGGTACGACAGTACTGTGCTCAGTCCAACCTGATAAAGATCATGAGGCAATGCTCACTCTTGTCTCAAAATTATTTGAATTTGGTGTCAGTGTAGACTGGGACAAGTTCTATATTGGTTTTGAGGCACCACCTGCAGATCTCCCCAGATATCactttgacacagtaaagaaacCAATTTCTGTTCAGTATGCACCACAACATTCTGAAAGCAACCATCCAGtgctcacacaaacaggaaaaggTGGCAATGAATTCACCTGTGATTTGTCCTCTGAGTCAATATCTTACATAAGTGACCATAAGAATAATGGTGTTGCTATCATTCCTGGGTCCTTGTATGCTGAACTTGGCCTGGCAGCTTTCATGGCCAGTGCCAAACCCAAGGTGCCACTCAGCACCCTGAAGCTCAATGTCAGTTTTCAAAGTCCGTTTCTGTTTACGCAAAACTCCACTGAGATGAAAGTAAAACTTGAGTCAGCAGGAAATGAGACCACATTCAAAATATACTCAAAAACAGCAACTTTTGCTGCCGGTAGCATAGAGTATCAAAAGGGAAGGCTGGTTGAGGTATCTCATATTTCATTAGAATGTGTATATGAGAGATGCAAATCTATGGTGAGTTCTGATGAACTGTACAAAAGTCTTGATCTCGGAGGATTTCAGTATGGCTCTGTGTTCAGGAACAAATCTGATGTTCGCTATGGCGAGGAGTTCAGGGAAGCCATTTCACTTATAACTGTCCCAGAGGAATTGCTGCCCCAGTTGCATGAGTTTTACATTCACCCTGTAGTTTTGGACTATCTGATGCAGATGACACTGATCACAGTTAATGGATCTGAAGTGAAGCCCAGCTTCCCCTCAGGAATTGGTAGCATGACTGTTGTCGATCACTTACAAGATGAGATGGTTATTTATCTGAAAGCCATTGAGGTAACACCTGAGTATTTTGAGGTGTGTGGTTGCTTCACAGACAAAGAAGGCAGAGTTTTGGTTGAGCTCAAGAATATAATGGTGAAGTATCTTGGGGGCCATTCTAATGTTGTTGAAGAAAACTTCTATCACAATGAGTTCAGTGTAGTCTCTGAGAATATTCGTTCATCCAATGATTGCAGAGCTTTGGTCTTTGCTGATCAGTTAGGAGTTTCCAAAGCTTTACAGAGACACTTAAGCCCTGCATCAAGATACATTTCACCTAAGCATAGCAAGACGCTACTGCAGCATGGCTTTGCAGGATTACTCACAGCACTTAAGATCTCTGATGTCAAGAAAAACTTCCAAGAGATCATCTTCTTGTGGGGCACAGAACAGCTCACCTCACATGAAACAGAAGCAGTTCTTGAGAACGTTGCAAATTGTTGCGAGAATTTCCGCCTGATTGTTGCTGCACTGAAGGCAATGAAGTTTGCAAAATCCATTAGAGTAGTAACTTGTCAGTCTGCAGAGAACACTGTGAACAGCATCAGCCCtggattctctctgtgtggcatGACAAGAGCATGTGCTGCAGAGATATCAAATCTCTCTTTCCAGCTGATAGATATCAGCTCTGTTTCTACAGAGAATATCAAAGCCCTAGCTCAAGTTATAAGCTCATATCCCTGCAGCAAATACCCTGAGGTGGTAGTCAAAGATGGTCAGATTCTTAAACCACGTATCATCTGCACCCCCACTATGACCATGGACAATGCCAAGAGCAACGTCCATTCAAAGAACTGTGAGAATTATATTTTACAGACAGCTGATCCACACAGAATGACAAGCCTATCAGCTCTTCCCTCTTGCAACTTGGCTGACCAAGCTCAGGAGAAAAGTGTTGAAATTCGGCTTGATACAATATGTGTTCACTCTTCAGACTACTTTCCAGTCAGTGTCACAGATTTTAAGTTTGGTCAAACAATGTACTGGAGTAAGCACACGACTCAGAATCACAAGCTACTAGCGCTTGACTTTAGTGGCACTGTCACAGCTGTTGGGAGAGATGTGAGCAAACTTAAAGTAGGAGATCAGATTGTTTCTTGTTACCCTGTGGCTGCTTCTGGCAGCATTACAATTCCAGAGActgtttgtttcaaaacaaagagactTCCTTGGTTGAGGGACAACCCCTGTGCATCATACTGTGCACTAGCTTGGGAGATTTTGCAGAAGGCACTACCCAAGgcaaaacagcagaggaagTTGGGCATTGTCTCTCCTGTGTCAGATTCAGGTCTACTGAAGGTTTTAATTGTCACTGCCAGCAAATCAGGGTGGGATACTGTCATAGGTCGTGAATTTAGTGGACTTCTCCAGAATGAGAACAATTTTGATGCCTTAGTTTTGCTTCCACCATTTGAcaaatctgttttcacagaggCTTGCAAGATCTCAGGTGTAAAGGATGTTATCACTGTGTGCAAAAACAAGCCATCCTTCCtcacagagaacattttcagtcattgcAATGACAATGTCCGCACGCACACCATTCAGATGTCCAGCATCCTGGATAAAGGCACCCTTAGAGCACACATGCCATACATTTACAAATGGCTGAAGGGTATGCATTTGAACAGAAGGGTGTTAGATAttcctttcactgtctgtcagaaaGGGACCTCTGAAAGCATTGATTTGCTGGCAGTGCAAGAGTCTGAATCATATTTCAGTTCAAGGACCATGTATTTGGTGGTAATGAGCAATggtgatgaaaagaaaacattatcaGAGATCCCATTCATGCGCAACCAGAAGCAAATGTTCAAGAAAAACTCTATGTATATTGTGACTGGCGGACtgtcagggttagggtttgaGACAGTAAAATTCATTGCACAGAGAGGTGGAGGGTACATAATCATTCTCTCCAGAAGTCATCCCAGTCCTGCTATGCAGGAAGAGATCAACAGTTTAACAAATCAGTTTGAGGCTGTCATTGttagtttacagtgtgatgtctcAGTCCCTGCCCAGGTAGAGAAGGTTGTTGCTGACATTGGACAGAGGTTCCCTGCCTGTCCAACCAGAGGAGTCTTCCATAGTGCTGTTGTCCTTCATGATGCCTTGATTGAGAATCTCAACAAAGCTCTCTTTGAAAAAGTACTGAGGCCAAAGGTGAATGGAGCTTTGAATCTGCACCGTGCCACTAGGCGCTGCAAGTTGGATTATTTTGTGTGCTATTCTTCCATCACCGCTTTCATTGGCAATGCATCGCAGACAAATTATGCTGCTGCCAACTCTTTTCTTGACATGTTCTGTCATTACCGGAGGCATCTTGGGCTTGCTGGACAGTCCATAAACTGGGGAGCCCTAAATCTCGGTCTCCTCTTAGACAAGGATCATTTCCAAAAGTTCTTGGAATCAAAGGGCATGATGGTGATGGGGGTAAATGAAATTCACCAGAGTCTTGAGAAGTGCCTTCTGCTAAACAAACCTCAGCAGGTTGTTTGCAAGTTCAGTTTCAAAAACTTAAGAAACCATGTTTTGTCTCAAAATAACTCTTTGGCAATGCGCTTGTCAGAGCTGGTGGAGGAAGGTCTGGGAAAGAACAAATTGTCTGATGTAGAACTTGGAAAACATTTGGGGACACCAAGCTCAGTTGCTCCTCCTGCTGAATATATTAAGTCTTTGCTCAGTGAAACACTTGACATCAGAAAAGATGAACTGACAGATGATGTCCCTCTGTCAGGTTTGGGCATTGACTCCATGCTAGCCATGACTCTACAGAACCGCATTTTccaagagagagatgtaaatatCCCCATTGTGAAGTTGCTCGATCCGAACAGTACAATGTTAACTTTGGTATCTATTTTGACTGAGGTCACTCAGAAAAATCTTTACCAAGTGAATGACACATCTTTTGATCAAAGAAATGATATAGTCAGTGGCATAACCACAAAACTTTGA